The stretch of DNA tgcttaatttattaatatattataacaaatgtttaggtcaatctagacgtttcgaccatctggttgtggtcatcttcagtagttagttattataaaattcggaacatattaataaacaatcgttacttataaaactaattcggatattacaatcttcttatattcgttacatttaaaaattgtttagaaggacaacacatcttgaaagtcatgcctcttctaataacaccaatcttaagatcatcagaagattgtaatatccgaattagttttataagtaacgattgtttattaatatgttccgaattttataataactaactactgaagatgaccacaaccagatggtcgaaacgtctagattgacctaaacatttgttataatatattaataaattaagcacgaaaatccagcttgggctctgtagcttgttgttaataatttatttgaataatttgagccaatattatatttttaatttaaaatatataattgtatttatttaatgtgaaCCAACttctcaatatattaattatcactTCATGATACTCTTTTAAATGCCTTgacataaaatgtaatgtcATCAAAATCATTCTATCGCAATATCTATTTTCTCcaatttatttccttttttgcCACGCAGATTTATACCAGAACAAAGAAAGAATTCAGTTTGGGCGACTGAGCGAAGCCATGAAgcttatgcaaaaaattacgACATCATCTTTCCACACGAAGAGCATTTAGGCGGCAGAAACTTGAAGACAGATCCCTTTCACGATGTAAGTtatgttttatgcaaattttaattttattcgtgttTAGATTATGAATTCTGTATTGTTATGATACGTTATTGTTCatcttgtttttatttgttagtTGCTCATTAAAGAAGGTGCAGTCATGGAAGAACGACAAGGATGGGAACGTCCGGGATGGTTTCTGCCCGACAATAAAACAGCCGCAGTTCTGCCTTACGATTATGGCGGCTATTGTGATAAACCGAAAAATACGAATGACACATACGCTGACATACTAAAAACGGAATGTACATTCGACTTTCCACCGCACGATAATATCGTAAGTCGCTTTATGATTTTTGATTAGAACAGAACTGTCTAAAACTGTTTTACAAGAGTATTTCTATCATTAGTGAAgaatattaaatcattttatacatttagatCCGGGAGGAAGCGCTTGCCTGCAGAAATAATGTTGCCTTATTTGACATGTCGTACTTTGGGAAACTTTACATATGTGGTCCAGAGACGAGTAAAGCGGTGGATTACATATTCACGTCTCGAGTTGCGGATCGAGAGATCAACAGGACTGTTTACACCTGCATGTTGAACAAGAATGGTGGTGTAGAAGCAGACTGCACTGTCACCGGGCTAGAATCTGGCTTGGGTGGTATAGTCGATCCCATATTTAAGGGGAAAGCCTTCTACGTCGGTACGTTCGCATATCtgcattttatgtattttatttcaattccgCGTTATTAATTCTTCTATTTCGGATTTTAGTAACCGGAGGCATGTCATCTTATCACACTTGGGCGCAtataaacaagataataaaagaaaaagatttcaatGTATCTGTGCACAATGTTACGGAGCAGATAGGAATCTTGTCACTCCAAGGACCCAACAGgtatgaaaattatgaatgcatgtgcaaattattgcaaaaacgTGTAACATGATTTTCCATTCagtatatttcatttaatattacagcCGACAAGTTCTGCAAATGTTAGTCCAGGATGACCTCTCGAACAAATCGTTTCCATTCTCAACTTCAAAACTAGTACGAATTGACGGCGAATTAGTGCACATGTTTAGACTTAGTTTCGTAGGTGAACTCGGTTTCGAATTACATATTCCAAGAAGCTCATGcgaaaaagtttataaagcTGTAATGGAATATGGCAAAAAATATGATGTTAAATTAGCTGGCTTCAGAGCACTCTACAGTTTAAGTTGCGAAAAAGGTATGCACTGCagcattaaatacatttttattattttttaatatatatatattaatttgtcaaaattgttaatttgtCCATCAGGATATCATCTTTGGAGCACAGATTTAAGATCGGATGACAATCCAATAGAAGCGGGTTTAGAATCTGTTTGTCGCATCAATGGCAAATACTTAGGAAAGACATCTGTTGATCAGTTTCGCAAAAATGGGATTAAAAAAAGACTAGTACATTTACACATAAACAAGTAAGTACATCATTTCGCAATACATTTCACTTGACCCTGATATTGTCAGTTTATCGATATTTTGAATGCGCGTTCATGCGTAAACATTCGTTTAATTACAGTGATATACCATTGTGGGGTATGGAAAATGTTTATAGAAACGATCAATTAGTTGGTTATCTAAGAAGAGCCGAGCATGGATATACCTTTAAAAGCAGTATTGGACAAGCGTAAGTAAATCGAATAATAAGTAACAGAGacatgaataattatatttatattttactttcgtCATTTAGATACATCAAAGCTCCAAACggacaaaatattacaaaggaATTCTTAGAAACGGGTACTTACCAGATCGAAgcaagaggaaaaaaatatcccGCGAAGATGTATCTTCAAAGTCCATTTGATCCGCAAAACAAGAGATTATTAggtatatataagtataacaATATAGATacgagaatataaaaatatcgacgatctaaatttatcaatcaCGTTTCTTGCGATTTGAAAATAtctgtgaaaaattatatatattatgtatttttttataaaatatatattatatataaaattatatataatgtatatatattatatataaagttatatattatataattatgtattaaacattttttatattttatacaaacagaaaaacggatgtaaattatttattttatacaatagactgtaagaaatattttattactcaGATTCATCCTGCTAATGGGTTGGCATGTatagttatattatttatcctGATTTCTGTGAGTGGTTTGTAATTCTTAGGATTCACTGGTAGTTTTTCCAATTGTTCCAATGTCTCCAAACCATCGATTACtctgtgataaataaaaagagtCAACAAAGGACtaccataattttatactctatatattttataaaaccaatGGCAAACTTACTTTGCAAATAAGGTATATTTTAGATCCAAGTGTGATTGTTGTGCATAAGTTATGAAGAATTGACTTCCATTTGTGTTAGGACCATTATTAGCCATTGAGATAAGACCTCTCGTATTATGCTTAAGTTCTTCCTTAAATTCATCTTCAAATTTACGATTCCATATAGAAGTTCCACCTTTACCTGTGTTAGTAGGGTCTCCAGTTTGAACAATGAAGCCTTTTATGTTCCGATGGAATAAGCAATTGTCGTAATATCCACTAGCACAAAGTGcaagaaaattctaaaaaattcatGAAACGTTTATGCTCatgtgcaaaattttaaactattttcttttattaaaaataaaatgctctCAACTCAATCTTCgaattatgttacattttaaataatataaatatattaataattataaatttagcacattaaataactataaagtagtaaattgcaaatattggaGGTTATACACGACtaacaaataattacacaGTTAGAATGtagaaaatgaataatacCTCACACGTTTTCGGACACATCtcacaaaataattctattttaatgtCACCGACGTCTGTGTGCAACGTAACACTCTGAAAAATGACATTTgtgttattaaattgtataaataaaaacgtacaatattatagatatatttaaaataccaTTTTTAGAATTTGTACTTTGTGTTGCGTATTCAAACCACAATATCAATCAATTTAAagcaattgcaaaaataattgcacttGATAACAGATTCTTTTTAGCAAATTTCTCGCATCTTCTGCTAAGAGTCAACAATCAAGTTTTCAGCCTTGAAGTAGggatagataatattttatatttgagcGATACATCGAAACatcgattattttatcgat from Linepithema humile isolate Giens D197 chromosome 2, Lhum_UNIL_v1.0, whole genome shotgun sequence encodes:
- the LOC105673908 gene encoding peptidyl-prolyl cis-trans isomerase-like 3 isoform X1, encoding MRRDARRRASACFTSVTLHTDVGDIKIELFCEMCPKTCENFLALCASGYYDNCLFHRNIKGFIVQTGDPTNTGKGGTSIWNRKFEDEFKEELKHNTRGLISMANNGPNTNGSQFFITYAQQSHLDLKYTLFAKVIDGLETLEQLEKLPVNPKNYKPLTEIRINNITIHANPLAG
- the LOC105673908 gene encoding peptidyl-prolyl cis-trans isomerase-like 3 isoform X2; translated protein: MSVTLHTDVGDIKIELFCEMCPKTCENFLALCASGYYDNCLFHRNIKGFIVQTGDPTNTGKGGTSIWNRKFEDEFKEELKHNTRGLISMANNGPNTNGSQFFITYAQQSHLDLKYTLFAKVIDGLETLEQLEKLPVNPKNYKPLTEIRINNITIHANPLAG
- the Sardh gene encoding sarcosine dehydrogenase, mitochondrial → MLRLMTDQLSKWSLRKNRTVAARMFKRELNETKNIDIPSSADVVIIGGGSAGCNALYQLGKRGVNAVLLEKSKLTSGTTWHTSGLVWNLRGVSDVEMELLKASRVLYASLQEETDIDAGWINNGGLYIAHSPERVVEYERLITGCKNFDIDAYMIDPAEAKKKFHLLDENAFVAAVHCPADGSVDPAMLINALTKSAERNGCKVIENCPITKLLIENTDDHKTVRGVETPYGIIRTNVVLNAAGAWSSTIAQMAGLDIPLVPMKHAYILTEPINLQGLPNVRDPDFDVYFRVQGAALQIGGYEPNPIVLQSPPEDFPFSLYELNWDVFNTHVEAMNRLMPALATTGIKTTICGPESFTPDHRPIMGEDPRCTGLYYSCGYNSAGMMFGGGCGEQIASWIINGRPDKYMFDRDIRRFIPEQRKNSVWATERSHEAYAKNYDIIFPHEEHLGGRNLKTDPFHDLLIKEGAVMEERQGWERPGWFLPDNKTAAVLPYDYGGYCDKPKNTNDTYADILKTECTFDFPPHDNIIREEALACRNNVALFDMSYFGKLYICGPETSKAVDYIFTSRVADREINRTVYTCMLNKNGGVEADCTVTGLESGLGGIVDPIFKGKAFYVVTGGMSSYHTWAHINKIIKEKDFNVSVHNVTEQIGILSLQGPNSRQVLQMLVQDDLSNKSFPFSTSKLVRIDGELVHMFRLSFVGELGFELHIPRSSCEKVYKAVMEYGKKYDVKLAGFRALYSLSCEKGYHLWSTDLRSDDNPIEAGLESVCRINGKYLGKTSVDQFRKNGIKKRLVHLHINNDIPLWGMENVYRNDQLVGYLRRAEHGYTFKSSIGQAYIKAPNGQNITKEFLETGTYQIEARGKKYPAKMYLQSPFDPQNKRLLGIYKYNNIDTRI